The following coding sequences are from one Pocillopora verrucosa isolate sample1 chromosome 5, ASM3666991v2, whole genome shotgun sequence window:
- the LOC131768591 gene encoding dnaJ homolog subfamily B member 12-like: protein MDGNKDEALKCRRLAENYLKEGNKERAFKFLHKAQKLYPSKEVEDLIESLSKNGMSTGAKHETRDENLRHRAANGSATHSAPEEKNYTPEQVEAVKKIKKCKDYYEILGVNKEATEPELKKAYKKLALQFHPDKNRAPGASEAFKAIGNAFAVLSDPEKRRRYDQYGDENPQPQIYRNHNDYSRGFEADITPEELFNMFFGGFGGISGGRVFMQRRHNHGRRHRPQQFHEEEENEPPLLHSLLQFMPILLLVGLSLMSSFMLQDPPYSLSRTGSYYIRRETPKRKIPFYVQEGFEDQYENKIHMIEKRVEDDYIGRLQSQCYRERQYREEVRARARFWRDQALLNRANDMQMKSCEALEKIPV from the exons ATGGACGGCAATAAAGATGAGGCACTAAAATGCCGTAGACTTGCTGAGAATTATCTCAAAGAAGGGAACAAAGAGAGAGCTTTTAAATTTCTCCATAAGGCACAGAAGCTTTATCCATCGAAAGAAGTTGAAG ATTTAATTGAAAGTTTGTCAAAGAATGGTATGTCAACTGGAGCCAAACATGAGACCAGGGATGAGAATCTACGTCACAGAGCAGCAAATGGTAGTGCCACTCATAGTGCTCCAGAGGAGAAAAATTATACACCAGAACAGGTGGAGGCTGTCAAAAA GATCAAAAAGTGTAAAGATTActatgaaatcttgggagttaataAGGAAGCTACAGAACCCGAGTTAAAGAAAGCTTACAAGAAGCTTGCACTGCAGTTTCACCCAGACAAGAATAGGGCACCAGGGGCATCTGAGGCATTCAAAG CCATAGGCAATGCTTTTGCAGTCCTCTCAGATCCCGAGAAGAGAAGGAGATATGATCAGTATGGTGATGAGAATCCTCAGCCACAGATTTACAGGAATCATAATGATTATTCCAGAGGATTTGAAG CTGATATTACTCCAGAAGAATTATTCAACATGTTCTTTGGTGGGTTCGGTGGAATTTCTGgag GTCGTGTATTTATGCAGAGAAGACATAATCATGGTAGGCGCCACAGGCCTCAGCAATTTcatgaagaggaagaaaatgagCCT cCGTTGTTGCACTCGTTATTGCAGTTTATGCCAATCTTGTTATTAGTAGGATTATCACTGATGAGTAGCTTTATGCTACAAGACCCACCTTATTCATTATCTAGAACAGG tTCCTATTATATTCGAAGAGAAACACCCAAACGCAAGATTCCCTTTTATGTTCAG GAAGGATTCGAAGATCAatacgaaaataaaattcatatgATAGAAAAAAGAGTGGAAGATGACTACATAGGCCGACTCCAGTCCCAGTGCTACAGAGAGAGACAATACA GAGAAGAAGTGCGAGCTCGTGCCCGTTTTTGGCGAGATCAGGCTCTACTGAATCGAGCAAATGACATGCAGATGAAATCGTGTGAAGCACTGGAAAAAATTCCCGTTTGA
- the LOC131768603 gene encoding uncharacterized protein, producing MQLLQVKSFFILEVTLCVLWHVEVDGRPSIQVAKGCYRDRSGSGRAMPDLLASYRKNGLDWSNLEETVIQKCRKEAEERGFKCFGIQFYGECWSGLNACDTYYKYGPSDECFCTSDVSLNSTFPKYQPNCLGPVGGRWANFVYELREPL from the exons ATGCAGTTACTTCAAGTAAAGTCCTTTTTCATTCTTGAGGTTACATTGTGTGTGTTATGGCACGTGGAGGTCGATGGAAGAC CTAGCATACAGGTCGCAAAAGGATGCTACCGAGACCGCAGTGGAAGTGGTAGAGCTATGCCTGATCTCCTGGCGTCTTACAGAAAAAACGGTTTGGATTGGTCAAACCTAGAGGAAACAGTTATCCAAAAATGCCGTAAGGAAGCGGAAGAAAGG GGATTTAAGTGTTTTGGCATTCAGTTCTACGGTGAATGTTGGTCTGGCCTTAACGCATGCGACACGTACTACAAATATGGCCCATCGGATGAGTGTTTCTGCACAAGTGATGTTTCGTTAAATAGCACCTTTCCGAAGTACCAACCAAATTGTCTAGGGCCCGTTGGAGGGCGCTGGGCCAACTTTGTTTACGAGTTACGTGAG CCGCTCTGA